In Legionella beliardensis, the following are encoded in one genomic region:
- the carB gene encoding carbamoyl-phosphate synthase large subunit yields MPKRIDIKSILILGAGPIVIGQACEFDYSGTQAIRALKEEGYRIILVNSNPATIMTDPELADATYIEPVQWVEVAKIIEKERPDALLPTMGGQTALNCALDLVREGILAKFNVEMIGATQEAIDRAEDRDRFRQLMKKIGLEMPRSAIAHSLEEAFQVQAQLGFPAIIRPSFTMGGSGGGIAYNREEFEEICTRGLDLSPTRELLIDESVLGWKEYEMEVVRDKNDNCIIVCTIENFDPMGVHTGDSITVAPAQTLTDKEYQRMRNAAIKVLRAVGVDTGGSNVQFAVNPEDGRLLVVEMNPRVSRSSALASKATGFPIAKVAAKLAVGYTLDELQNEITGGKTPASFEPSIDYVVTKIPRFNFDKFPETPTILTTQMKSVGEVMAIGANFQESLQKAIRSLEIGRTGLHPLFKKGDDLARLRGHLREPTPNRLWYIADAFRQDLSLEEIYNESKVDPWFLAQIQELVLTERAIFGKTLDELDKFTLKQLKKQGFSDAYIARLLYCHEDLVRARRLELGIVPVYKRIDSCAGEFPSNTAYMYSCYESVCEARPEDNKQKIMILGGGPNRIGQGIEFDYCCVHAAMALREAGYQTIMVNCNPETVSTDFDISDRLYFEPVTLEDVLSIAALEKPMGVIVQYGGQTPLKLARALEENGVPILGTSPDSIDMAEDRERFQQLVTELKLHQPPNGTVRSLEEAIEVAKRIGYPLVVRPSYVLGGRGMEVVYHEEDLRYYLEHAVAVSNDSPVLLDKFLNDAIEVDIDAVCDGKDVLVGAIMEHIEQAGVHSGDSACTLPPFSLSVVVQQDLIEQLRQMALKLGVVGLINAQFAIQADDIFVLEVNPRASRTVPFVSKATGLLMAKIAARCKIGQSLKQQGLSQHYPMPPFYSIKLPVFPFIKFPDVDSILGPEMKSTGEVMGIARRFGQAYAKAQLGAGCNITKRRRAFVSVRDADKARVGEIAKRLIQLGFEIIATRGTALVLQAAGIDCRRVFKVAEGRPHVVDFIKNHEIDFIVNTTDGKQATADSFAIRRNALQHKVSYTTTLSGAEAACLAMKYEDRETVTRLQDLH; encoded by the coding sequence ATGCCAAAACGTATTGATATTAAATCCATCTTAATTCTTGGTGCTGGTCCTATCGTAATTGGGCAGGCGTGTGAGTTTGATTACTCAGGAACTCAAGCTATCCGTGCTTTAAAAGAAGAAGGGTATCGAATTATTTTAGTTAATTCTAACCCAGCAACGATTATGACGGATCCAGAACTGGCAGACGCTACTTACATTGAGCCAGTACAATGGGTTGAAGTTGCCAAAATTATTGAAAAGGAGCGCCCGGATGCTTTATTGCCTACCATGGGAGGGCAAACTGCTTTAAATTGTGCACTTGATTTGGTAAGAGAAGGAATTTTAGCTAAATTTAATGTAGAAATGATTGGCGCGACCCAAGAAGCAATTGATAGGGCAGAAGACAGAGATCGCTTCCGGCAATTAATGAAAAAAATTGGCTTAGAGATGCCTCGATCTGCCATCGCTCATAGCTTAGAAGAAGCGTTTCAAGTGCAAGCCCAGCTAGGTTTCCCAGCTATTATTCGTCCTTCTTTTACCATGGGCGGTAGTGGTGGCGGTATTGCCTATAATCGGGAAGAGTTTGAAGAAATTTGCACGCGTGGCTTGGATTTATCACCTACTCGCGAGCTATTGATTGATGAATCAGTCCTAGGCTGGAAAGAGTATGAAATGGAAGTGGTGCGTGACAAAAATGATAACTGTATCATTGTTTGTACCATTGAAAATTTTGATCCCATGGGTGTTCACACGGGTGATTCAATTACAGTGGCCCCGGCTCAAACCTTAACCGATAAAGAATATCAGCGCATGCGTAACGCAGCAATTAAAGTATTGCGTGCAGTAGGAGTTGATACGGGTGGCTCTAATGTTCAATTTGCAGTTAACCCTGAAGATGGCCGTTTATTAGTGGTAGAAATGAATCCTCGGGTGTCACGCAGCTCGGCATTAGCATCAAAAGCAACAGGCTTTCCTATCGCAAAAGTTGCAGCCAAACTTGCAGTAGGTTATACCCTAGATGAGCTACAAAATGAAATTACCGGCGGTAAAACGCCTGCTTCATTCGAGCCAAGTATTGATTACGTGGTTACTAAGATACCACGGTTTAATTTTGATAAATTTCCAGAAACACCAACCATCTTAACGACGCAAATGAAATCAGTTGGTGAAGTCATGGCTATTGGTGCTAACTTCCAAGAGTCACTACAAAAAGCCATTCGTAGTTTAGAAATTGGACGTACGGGGCTACATCCACTCTTTAAAAAAGGAGATGATTTAGCGCGCCTGCGAGGTCACTTGCGTGAGCCTACACCCAATAGGCTATGGTATATTGCGGATGCTTTTAGGCAAGACCTATCTCTTGAAGAAATTTATAATGAAAGCAAAGTTGATCCATGGTTTTTAGCACAAATTCAAGAATTGGTGCTCACAGAGCGAGCTATCTTTGGTAAAACTTTGGATGAGTTAGATAAATTCACATTAAAGCAGTTAAAAAAGCAAGGCTTTTCAGATGCTTATATTGCTCGCCTTCTTTATTGCCATGAAGACCTAGTGAGAGCGCGTCGCTTAGAATTAGGTATAGTACCGGTTTATAAGCGTATTGATTCTTGTGCGGGTGAATTTCCAAGTAATACAGCTTATATGTATTCTTGCTATGAGTCTGTTTGTGAGGCGCGACCTGAAGACAATAAGCAAAAAATTATGATTCTAGGCGGCGGCCCTAACCGGATTGGTCAAGGAATTGAATTTGACTACTGTTGTGTACATGCGGCAATGGCTTTGCGTGAAGCCGGTTATCAAACCATTATGGTAAATTGTAATCCTGAAACTGTGTCAACTGACTTTGACATATCCGATAGACTTTATTTTGAACCAGTCACCTTAGAAGATGTTTTATCAATTGCTGCTCTTGAGAAACCTATGGGAGTCATTGTTCAATATGGTGGACAAACGCCATTAAAACTAGCACGGGCATTAGAGGAAAATGGCGTGCCAATTTTAGGAACATCGCCAGATTCAATTGATATGGCAGAAGACAGAGAACGTTTCCAACAGTTAGTGACCGAATTAAAACTTCATCAACCACCTAATGGCACAGTTCGCAGTCTCGAAGAAGCCATTGAAGTAGCTAAGCGAATTGGCTACCCTCTAGTTGTGCGGCCCTCTTATGTATTAGGGGGACGAGGCATGGAGGTTGTTTATCATGAAGAAGATCTTCGCTATTATTTAGAGCACGCCGTTGCTGTCTCTAATGATTCGCCCGTGTTACTAGATAAATTTTTAAATGATGCCATTGAAGTAGATATTGATGCTGTCTGTGATGGTAAAGATGTGTTGGTTGGCGCAATTATGGAACATATTGAACAAGCTGGAGTGCACTCAGGTGATTCTGCTTGTACCTTACCACCCTTTAGCCTCAGTGTGGTGGTCCAACAGGATCTAATCGAACAATTACGACAAATGGCATTAAAATTAGGTGTCGTTGGTTTAATTAATGCGCAGTTTGCTATTCAAGCTGATGATATTTTTGTGCTCGAAGTAAATCCTCGAGCATCAAGAACCGTTCCATTCGTTTCCAAAGCGACGGGTTTATTAATGGCAAAAATTGCTGCTCGGTGTAAAATTGGCCAGAGCTTGAAGCAACAAGGTTTAAGCCAGCATTATCCAATGCCTCCTTTTTACTCTATTAAGCTACCTGTGTTTCCTTTTATAAAATTTCCTGACGTCGATTCAATTTTAGGCCCTGAAATGAAGTCCACTGGCGAGGTCATGGGGATTGCTAGACGTTTCGGTCAGGCTTACGCTAAGGCTCAATTAGGGGCGGGATGCAATATTACTAAACGGCGTCGTGCGTTTGTTTCAGTTAGGGATGCTGATAAAGCACGGGTTGGCGAAATTGCCAAACGCTTAATTCAGCTTGGTTTTGAAATTATTGCGACACGCGGTACAGCGCTTGTTTTACAGGCAGCAGGTATTGATTGCCGGCGTGTGTTTAAAGTAGCAGAAGGACGTCCGCATGTGGTTGATTTTATTAAAAATCATGAAATTGATTTCATTGTCAATACGACAGACGGCAAGCAGGCTACTGCTGATTCTTTTGCTATTCGGCGCAATGCACTACAACATAAGGTAAGTTATACTACCACGTTATCTGGCGCTGAAGCAGCATGCTTAGCTATGAAGTATGAGGATCGGGAAACGGTAACTCGATTACAGGATTTACATTAG
- a CDS encoding YdcF family protein, with protein MFAARHLLETMFNPFFLTLLLFAIILIVFYKKKTERRIFYGCLTVFCLLLLFSTGWLPQLTVKCLENQYPIINKPDPNVKWVVVLSGGQTPYANRPANMLLYSASLKRLIEGVRLYRQLPQAKLMLSGGGYGQDASEAQRMADVVTFLGVPADKILLEKSSINTAAQAKLLKKYLKNEPFYLVTSATHMPRSMYLFKQQGLNPIAAPTDFTIYWDNEYQRKVYLPSPQNLVYLTVAWHEILGLLWQKMHVL; from the coding sequence ATGTTTGCTGCTAGACACTTACTTGAAACCATGTTTAATCCTTTTTTTCTCACCTTATTGTTATTTGCCATTATTTTAATTGTCTTTTATAAAAAAAAGACTGAGCGGCGTATTTTTTATGGCTGTTTAACCGTTTTTTGCTTGTTGTTACTTTTTAGCACCGGCTGGTTGCCACAATTGACAGTTAAATGTTTAGAAAATCAATACCCCATAATTAATAAGCCAGACCCCAATGTAAAATGGGTGGTTGTTTTAAGTGGGGGGCAGACACCTTATGCCAACAGGCCTGCAAACATGCTGCTTTATAGTGCCAGTCTTAAGCGCCTAATAGAAGGAGTGCGTTTGTACCGCCAGTTACCGCAAGCAAAATTAATGTTGTCTGGAGGAGGGTATGGCCAAGATGCTTCAGAGGCGCAGCGTATGGCCGATGTAGTCACTTTTCTAGGAGTCCCAGCAGATAAAATTCTTCTTGAAAAAAGCTCTATCAATACCGCGGCGCAGGCAAAATTATTAAAAAAATACCTTAAGAATGAGCCTTTTTATCTAGTCACTTCAGCCACACACATGCCAAGGTCGATGTACCTATTTAAACAACAAGGATTAAACCCTATTGCAGCGCCCACTGATTTCACTATTTATTGGGATAATGAATATCAACGCAAAGTGTATTTGCCTAGTCCGCAAAATTTAGTGTATTTAACGGTGGCTTGGCATGAGATTCTAGGCCTGCTATGGCAGAAAATGCATGTATTATAA
- the lptG gene encoding LPS export ABC transporter permease LptG gives MKLIDRYIAKTILAATGLVTLMLAGLQLFILFVNQIDDLGRADFGIVQASIFVLLQMPYQVYLFFPMASLLGCLIGLGIMANNRELIVMRAAGLSIGQITISVLKAALILIFIVTIVAELLIPRLSHFANKQKLHAVSGGQTLTTSQGIWLRYHNDYIAIGGVLPNHTLYHIYQFRFNEAHQLTLARKIDYAVLINNQWHAGQVKETIIQDNYTQTREIAQMPWDVSINPLVLSLSMSEPDEMTLREIKQFLRIQKRSHQAAVNFQLAYWQRIIQPLTTVVMMILAIPFIFGPLRSSTMGSKLLAGAIVGFGFHILNRFFGPVSQVLQWPAVVAALGPTLLFAILGIYLMQRVR, from the coding sequence ATGAAATTGATTGATCGTTACATTGCTAAAACTATCCTAGCTGCCACAGGCTTAGTCACCTTAATGCTTGCTGGATTGCAACTATTTATACTTTTTGTTAATCAAATAGATGATTTAGGCCGTGCTGATTTCGGTATTGTACAGGCATCAATCTTTGTGTTACTACAAATGCCTTATCAAGTTTATCTTTTTTTTCCCATGGCAAGCTTACTGGGCTGTTTAATTGGTTTAGGTATCATGGCGAATAATCGTGAATTAATTGTCATGCGAGCAGCAGGGCTTTCTATTGGTCAAATTACTATCTCTGTATTAAAAGCCGCGTTAATTTTAATATTTATAGTAACCATTGTTGCTGAGTTATTAATACCTAGGTTATCTCATTTTGCAAATAAGCAAAAATTACACGCAGTAAGTGGCGGTCAGACATTAACTACCAGCCAAGGAATATGGTTACGCTATCATAATGATTATATTGCTATTGGTGGCGTGCTTCCTAATCACACGCTATATCATATTTATCAATTTCGTTTTAATGAAGCACATCAGCTAACCTTAGCACGTAAGATTGATTATGCGGTTTTGATCAATAATCAATGGCATGCAGGCCAAGTGAAAGAAACCATTATTCAAGACAATTACACTCAAACACGCGAAATTGCTCAGATGCCTTGGGATGTTTCCATAAATCCGCTCGTTTTAAGTTTAAGCATGAGTGAGCCCGATGAAATGACATTGCGTGAAATTAAGCAATTTTTACGTATTCAAAAGCGCAGTCATCAAGCGGCAGTTAATTTCCAGCTTGCCTATTGGCAGCGGATTATACAGCCGCTAACGACGGTGGTCATGATGATTCTGGCTATTCCTTTTATATTTGGCCCCCTGCGTTCATCAACCATGGGTTCAAAATTACTAGCGGGTGCAATTGTAGGTTTTGGTTTTCATATCTTAAATCGTTTTTTTGGGCCAGTTAGTCAAGTATTGCAATGGCCGGCAGTAGTAGCCGCCCTGGGGCCTACTCTATTATTTGCTATCCTTGGTATTTATTTAATGCAAAGGGTTAGGTAA
- the lptF gene encoding LPS export ABC transporter permease LptF, with amino-acid sequence MLIFRYLAKEVFVTLTSLTTILLLIFMSNQFVRYLNRVASGQIPLAIIMKLMMLELPNLMALLLPLGFYVALLIAYGRMYADSEMTVLQACGYGPSQLLKHSYIMAFFVSALVMILMLWASPLIAVERIKLLRTTGIQTVIQTIIPGHFRAVSQGKDVFYIESMSRNHQKAKNIFLARQTVKNKQPFWDIVWANQAFAETDEKSHEDYLILNKGSEYEGLPGQADYRVVNFDQYKVRLPHPTVEIKNDVRTIKTTNLWPFLNPDKRKAAELQWRFSIPLMVLTLTLVAVPLSRVNPRSGKFAKLLPAIILYIVYANFMFVARDWLIDGKISTVFGMWWVHLVVLGIGFFLIWRNWVKLG; translated from the coding sequence GTGTTAATTTTCCGCTATTTAGCCAAAGAGGTATTTGTCACGCTAACCTCGCTTACGACTATTTTGCTACTCATTTTCATGAGTAACCAATTTGTGCGCTATTTAAATAGGGTAGCAAGTGGGCAAATTCCTTTAGCCATCATTATGAAATTAATGATGCTTGAATTGCCTAATTTAATGGCATTACTTTTACCGCTTGGTTTTTATGTGGCTTTACTTATTGCTTATGGCCGTATGTATGCAGACAGTGAAATGACGGTGCTGCAAGCCTGTGGTTACGGCCCATCTCAACTTCTTAAACACAGTTATATTATGGCATTTTTTGTCAGTGCTTTGGTCATGATTCTGATGCTTTGGGCCAGCCCACTTATTGCTGTAGAACGTATAAAATTATTACGTACTACCGGTATACAAACAGTCATTCAAACTATTATTCCTGGCCATTTTCGAGCAGTATCCCAAGGGAAGGATGTTTTTTATATTGAATCTATGAGTCGAAATCATCAAAAAGCAAAAAATATTTTCTTAGCCAGACAAACTGTTAAAAATAAACAACCTTTTTGGGACATTGTATGGGCTAATCAAGCCTTTGCGGAAACGGATGAAAAATCTCATGAGGATTACTTAATTTTAAATAAAGGAAGCGAATATGAGGGCTTGCCAGGGCAGGCAGACTATCGTGTTGTTAACTTTGACCAATACAAAGTGCGTCTACCGCACCCAACTGTTGAAATTAAGAATGATGTTCGTACTATAAAAACAACCAATCTTTGGCCTTTTCTAAATCCTGATAAGCGCAAAGCAGCTGAATTACAATGGCGTTTTTCTATTCCCTTAATGGTGCTGACCCTCACCTTAGTTGCTGTGCCTTTAAGTAGAGTTAACCCGCGTTCTGGTAAATTTGCTAAGCTTTTGCCAGCAATCATTTTATATATTGTTTATGCTAATTTCATGTTTGTCGCACGTGATTGGCTCATCGATGGCAAAATTTCAACCGTTTTTGGTATGTGGTGGGTTCACTTAGTGGTATTGGGTATTGGCTTTTTTCTTATTTGGAGAAACTGGGTGAAACTAGGCTAG
- a CDS encoding leucyl aminopeptidase yields the protein MHYGLINSLESITTDCLVIGIFANQDYQELPKPAHPYLKLISQLAQKLQESGDWVWHSNIDDPNILLVHCGNQNKFNKTALRKRLDEVITLLLKQRIQTATICLPQIIEHDANWQVMQMLLHIDSQIYQLNTFKTVKKKEKSLQSIQFYLKEADDSVINTATGIAQGIELTKTLADLPANHCTPTFLGHQALELAKEHHSIKTTLFNKKEIEEIGMGSFLAVSQGSNEPPCFIEIQYNCGNNSNPIVLVGKGVTFDSGGLSIKPANAMDEMKYDMAGAASVLGTLKACALLKLPINVVGLIPATENLPSGSAVKPGDIVTSLSGQTIEILNTDAEGRLALADALTYAERFKPKFVIDIATLTGAMVVALGSVNTGFMTEDDDLAEQILIAAEESNDKCWRMPLEDAYQDAIDSPLADMINAGFDRTAGSITAACFLSRFTKKYRWAHLDIAGTAWVSGKKRQATGRPVPLLIQLLRHAANTR from the coding sequence ATGCACTACGGCTTAATCAATTCTTTAGAGTCAATTACGACCGACTGCCTGGTGATTGGCATTTTTGCCAATCAGGACTATCAAGAACTTCCTAAACCTGCCCATCCTTATTTAAAACTAATTTCCCAATTAGCGCAAAAATTGCAAGAAAGCGGTGACTGGGTTTGGCACAGTAATATCGACGATCCTAACATATTGCTAGTTCATTGTGGTAATCAAAATAAATTTAACAAAACAGCTCTACGTAAACGCTTGGATGAAGTAATTACCCTTTTGTTAAAACAACGTATACAAACAGCAACTATCTGCCTACCACAAATCATTGAGCATGATGCTAATTGGCAAGTTATGCAAATGCTTTTGCACATTGATAGCCAAATTTATCAGCTAAACACCTTCAAAACGGTTAAGAAGAAAGAAAAAAGCCTTCAATCTATCCAGTTTTATTTAAAAGAAGCAGATGATTCCGTCATTAATACTGCCACAGGCATAGCCCAAGGTATAGAACTGACTAAAACGTTAGCTGACTTGCCTGCTAATCACTGTACACCGACTTTCTTAGGCCACCAAGCCTTAGAGCTTGCAAAAGAACACCATTCCATTAAAACAACTCTCTTTAATAAGAAAGAAATTGAAGAAATAGGCATGGGTTCCTTTCTTGCTGTTAGTCAAGGTTCAAATGAGCCTCCTTGTTTCATCGAAATACAATATAACTGTGGTAATAACAGTAATCCTATTGTGCTAGTAGGCAAAGGGGTTACCTTTGATTCAGGTGGCTTATCTATTAAACCTGCTAATGCCATGGATGAAATGAAATACGACATGGCAGGTGCCGCCAGTGTTTTAGGTACGCTTAAAGCATGTGCTTTATTAAAATTACCCATTAATGTCGTCGGACTTATCCCGGCTACCGAAAATCTTCCTAGTGGTTCTGCTGTTAAACCAGGCGATATCGTCACTAGCTTATCTGGCCAAACCATTGAAATTCTAAATACTGATGCCGAAGGCCGCCTCGCTTTAGCGGATGCGCTAACTTATGCTGAACGGTTTAAGCCAAAATTTGTTATTGATATTGCTACTTTAACTGGCGCCATGGTTGTTGCTTTAGGTAGTGTGAATACAGGATTTATGACAGAAGATGATGACCTGGCCGAGCAAATCCTAATCGCTGCCGAAGAAAGTAATGATAAATGTTGGCGCATGCCACTTGAAGATGCCTACCAAGACGCCATTGATAGCCCGCTTGCGGATATGATTAACGCAGGATTTGACAGAACAGCTGGCAGCATCACCGCCGCCTGCTTCTTGTCACGCTTTACTAAAAAATACCGTTGGGCCCATTTAGATATTGCCGGAACTGCCTGGGTATCAGGTAAAAAAAGGCAGGCTACCGGGCGTCCCGTACCCTTATTAATACAGTTATTACGCCATGCAGCCAATACGCGTTGA
- a CDS encoding DNA polymerase III subunit chi: MQPIRVDFYLMTSDNAKARWLLACRLLEKAYARQHNVFVYCNNKQDAELIDELLWTFKDDSFIPHHLQGEGLKPPPPIQIGYGDEPKGYHDILLNLADEIPAFYLRFSRIMEVVLNNEQAKELSRVHYRLYRSKQYDLHTHTIA; encoded by the coding sequence ATGCAGCCAATACGCGTTGATTTTTACTTAATGACCAGCGATAACGCTAAAGCGCGCTGGTTACTTGCTTGCCGCTTGCTCGAGAAAGCTTACGCTCGTCAGCACAATGTCTTTGTTTATTGTAATAATAAGCAAGATGCGGAATTAATTGATGAACTACTGTGGACATTTAAAGATGACAGCTTTATCCCACATCATTTGCAAGGAGAAGGGCTTAAGCCGCCGCCACCTATTCAAATTGGCTATGGCGATGAACCGAAAGGTTATCATGATATTTTACTGAATTTAGCTGATGAAATTCCTGCGTTTTATTTACGTTTCTCCCGTATTATGGAAGTCGTGCTTAATAATGAACAAGCAAAAGAGTTAAGCAGGGTTCATTATCGCTTATATCGCAGCAAACAATATGACTTGCATACGCACACTATTGCGTAA
- a CDS encoding avidin/streptavidin family protein, producing the protein MNSKFLPMSFLLLAVFNQSALAAQNTISLKNQRGSVLELKILPDNKIAGYFTTAVASKTCPQAIDTKRPITGYLLGNALTFSVSYPICDSVLSISGNFDNDKETLDTLSILNKQASDITHEGPGARFIGHDFYKRLS; encoded by the coding sequence ATGAATTCTAAATTTTTACCTATGTCGTTCTTGTTGTTGGCTGTATTTAATCAATCTGCCTTGGCGGCGCAAAATACAATTTCTTTAAAAAATCAACGTGGTTCAGTTTTAGAATTAAAAATTCTGCCTGATAATAAAATTGCCGGCTATTTTACCACGGCTGTTGCCTCTAAGACCTGCCCACAAGCCATTGACACCAAACGCCCTATTACCGGGTATCTTCTTGGCAATGCTTTAACATTCAGTGTGTCTTATCCTATATGTGATTCGGTACTTAGTATCAGTGGTAATTTTGATAACGATAAAGAAACACTCGATACGCTTTCTATTCTAAATAAACAGGCAAGTGACATTACCCATGAAGGCCCAGGCGCCCGCTTTATTGGCCATGACTTTTATAAACGCTTAAGTTAA
- a CDS encoding CAP domain-containing protein has protein sequence MKNNLIVINSLIFLVIASCFQAGAHAQTAALESKTYQMQQDILLYINQYRIKHGRSALQMNNAISKEATLHSQDMAAHRVPFGHQGFAKRIKNLYAVIKQAHSGAENVAYNYKNAEIVVREWIKSPGHKKNIMGNYNLTGIGIAYDKKGKIYYTQIFIRTA, from the coding sequence ATGAAAAATAACTTGATAGTCATAAATAGCCTAATTTTCTTGGTAATCGCCTCTTGTTTTCAAGCAGGAGCCCATGCCCAAACAGCGGCACTTGAAAGTAAAACTTACCAGATGCAGCAGGATATTCTGCTATATATCAACCAATACCGTATTAAGCATGGCCGATCAGCGTTACAAATGAATAATGCCATTTCTAAGGAAGCAACCTTGCACAGCCAAGACATGGCGGCTCATCGCGTACCCTTTGGCCATCAAGGCTTTGCTAAACGCATCAAAAATTTATATGCTGTCATTAAACAAGCCCATAGTGGTGCAGAAAATGTTGCCTATAATTACAAAAATGCTGAAATTGTCGTTAGAGAATGGATAAAAAGCCCAGGGCATAAAAAAAATATTATGGGTAATTATAACTTAACAGGCATAGGTATTGCCTATGATAAAAAAGGAAAAATTTATTACACACAAATTTTTATTCGTACTGCTTAA
- a CDS encoding response regulator — protein MNHTKVPSLKTTSPPHILLVEDNPIALSLAEVIITKLGYYSMSAKDGEQALQLVKDMPFNLIITDIGLPGISGIELCQEIRAYEHHNQIKCIPIVGLTAQISQEEQQACLKAGMQEVFIKPLHLQMMQEMVAKFLSSNGQLEQTVTPGIGPNLPDYEFQLFELTPFALLDIAIGIKYTGNLVIYKDLLAMMVNDALPEDEAALKKAYQKKEYTIIKALAHKVRGNAIYCGTIKLQKASQYVEYYLKAQHKKLLDQLCIQLLEVIYETQVAIKDWLSEATKE, from the coding sequence ATGAATCATACTAAAGTTCCCTCGTTAAAAACAACAAGCCCCCCACACATCTTATTAGTAGAAGATAATCCTATCGCATTAAGCTTAGCGGAAGTTATTATTACTAAATTAGGTTATTATTCGATGTCAGCAAAAGATGGCGAACAAGCATTACAATTAGTTAAAGACATGCCATTTAATCTAATAATTACTGATATTGGTTTACCAGGAATATCAGGTATAGAGCTCTGTCAAGAGATTCGCGCCTACGAGCACCACAATCAAATTAAGTGTATTCCTATTGTTGGCTTAACCGCCCAAATTAGTCAGGAAGAGCAGCAAGCCTGTTTAAAAGCAGGTATGCAGGAAGTATTTATTAAGCCGCTTCATTTACAAATGATGCAAGAAATGGTTGCTAAATTTTTATCTAGTAATGGCCAATTAGAACAAACAGTGACTCCAGGAATTGGCCCTAATTTACCTGACTATGAGTTTCAATTATTTGAATTGACTCCTTTTGCTCTTTTAGATATTGCGATAGGTATTAAATATACAGGGAATTTAGTTATTTATAAGGATTTATTAGCTATGATGGTAAATGACGCCCTGCCTGAAGATGAGGCTGCGTTAAAAAAAGCGTATCAAAAAAAAGAGTATACCATCATTAAGGCGCTAGCCCATAAAGTGCGTGGCAATGCTATTTATTGCGGCACAATTAAATTACAAAAAGCGTCTCAATATGTCGAATATTATCTAAAAGCGCAGCACAAAAAATTACTCGATCAGTTGTGTATACAGCTATTAGAGGTAATTTATGAAACACAAGTTGCTATTAAAGATTGGCTCTCAGAAGCAACGAAAGAGTAG